From Cotesia glomerata isolate CgM1 linkage group LG2, MPM_Cglom_v2.3, whole genome shotgun sequence, a single genomic window includes:
- the LOC123259003 gene encoding uncharacterized protein LOC123259003, whose translation MSGEALKRKRTVIKTRMTTLQTALSNEKIDNIEASLRLDRLTELFKEYDDLTDELSVTEPDNEELIQAEEVRNRYYAIASKIKTLNPPGGSGDHSQMNSSRFNDSTMTERQKLVKLPTTELPKFNGNFENWLSFKNTFVSMIDKRTDIDDLNKFLYLRGSLTGAAADLLNFFDTSAENYKRAWELLTETYEKKRALIAKHYDAIIDCPNMTNPTSQNINKFVSCLRQNTATLDSLAALKSGGVMVRLFEKKLPTELRKKWEETLSNDEFPTVDNFCKFLTDYSFKASTLNQFTFHDKHHSSKRRHSERQGNTNKFQKTETEVKSFMTTHSTKCSCCGNDHPLYKCPTFQAFSIDKRLAFVKAKGLCRNCLRIHKEPCRSNTRCKTCKKFHHTLLHIKSFSTSQSSTQHPPRGHAANSTTTSKPESVEKETAA comes from the coding sequence ATGTCGGGCGAAGCATTAAAACGTAAACGTACTGTAATTAAAACAAGGATGACGACATTACAGACCGCGTTATCGAATGAGAAAATCGATAATATTGAAGCATCCTTGCGTTTAGATCGATTGACTGAATTATTCAAAGAATACGATGATCTGACTGACGAACTTTCTGTGACAGAACCAGATAACGAAGAACTTATTCAAGCAGAAGAAGTTCGCAATCGTTATTACGCGATTGCtagcaaaataaaaaccttGAATCCACCCGGCGGTTCCGGCGATCATTCACAAATGAACAGTTCGAGATTTAACGATTCCACCATGACTGAAAGACAAAAACTCGTAAAGCTGCCAACTACAGAATTACCCAAATTTAACggaaatttcgaaaattggCTTTCATTTAAAAACACTTTCGTGAGCATGATCGACAAACGAACCGACATAGACGATCttaataaattcttgtatTTGCGTGGTTCACTAACCGGCGCTGCTGCTGACTTATTGAATTTCTTTGACACTAGTGCAGAAAACTACAAACGAGCATGGGAATTATTAACTGAAACTTATGAAAAGAAACGCGCTCTTATTGCAAAGCATTACGATGCGATCATTGACTGTCCTAACATGACAAACCCGACTTcgcaaaatataaacaaatttgtgAGTTGTTTACGTCAAAATACAGCGACTTTAGACAGTTTAGCAGCTCTTAAGAGCGGCGGTGTGATGGTGCGactatttgagaaaaaattaccgACAGAACTCAGGAAAAAGTGGGAGGAAACTTTAAGTAACGACGAATTTCCGACAGTtgacaatttttgtaaatttttgactGACTATTCATTCAAGGCTAGCACACTTAATCAATTTACATTTCATGACAAACATCACTCCTCAAAAAGACGTCACTCTGAACGCCAGggaaatacaaacaaatttcAGAAGACAGAAACTGAAGTAAAATCATTTATGACAACACACTCGACGAAATGTTCGTGCTGTGGTAACGATCACCCTCTTTATAAATGCCCAACCTTTCAAGCATTCTCGATAGACAAACGACTAGCTTTTGTTAAGGCAAAAGGATTATGTAGAAATTGCCTTCGAATACATAAGGAACCGTGTCGGTCTAATACCAGATGTAAGACCTGCAAGAAATTCCATCATACCTTATTACATATTAAATCCTTCTCAACTTCACAATCATCAACTCAGCATCCTCCAAGAGGACATGCTGCAAATTCAACGACTACTAGCAAACCAGAATCAGTTGAAAAAGAAACAGCAGCATGA
- the LOC123259004 gene encoding uncharacterized protein LOC123259004: MSALIQMRNSAGHFIQTRALLDTCATANFITDELANKLKLPMQTCSIPIGAVNDLSPNEVFPRESIQIPKTLKLADPQFHLPKPVDVLIGSGTTLSLLSIGQINLSRNDCDLILQKIQLGWVVAGGVNDENHNQSVACQLTDLSNQLTRFWIIEDAGSQNSKSFEESSCEAHYQLHTTRETSGRYVVRLPFRVDKVDFGDSKTQAYRRFLSLQKRLNADPHLKTEYFKVMQEYINLGHMVPVSDEQISGYYMPHHPVIKASSNTTKVRVVFDASAKSDKGISLNGALLTGPTIQDKLFTHLLRFRTHTYVMTADIAQMYRQILIHPDDRRYQRILWYADDKIATFEINRVTFGVSSAPYLAIRTLKQLADDERSNFPNAAKILTRDLYVDDLLSGANTLSEVLQLRDEIILLLRRGGFDIRQWASNHRHALDNFDERTLDLDCAIEDNPISKTLGIVWNSDFSIERHISVPDAANIQLHGFCDASKVGYGACLYIRSTDQQGRVLIRLACAKSRVSPLKEVTIPRLELCAAQLLSRLYNESVSAFDFPISQIIFWTDSTIVLQWLKRSPQSLKVFEANRVMEIQSLGDKVEWRHVRTKDNPADALSRGQLPAEFLTNKLWFKGPHWLKLDHKEWPISISTIPSELPGLRKNTCLFATCTDMFQRFSSYTTLIHSIAYCLRMRKSNKFKGKGLEVTEKLQAETKILLLIQNEQYSYEIEQIRETGETKNLRLRGLNPFIDQHGLLRGLVDV, encoded by the exons ATGAGCGCTCTCATTCAGATGCGTAATTCGGCTGGACACTTTATACAAACTCGTGCACTTCTCGATACATGTGCTACAGCCAACTTTATTACCGACGAActagcaaataaattaaaacttccGATGCAAACATGTTCAATTCCTATCGGAGCCGTTAACG ACTTAAGTCCAAACGAAGTTTTCCCACGAGAATCTATTCAAATACcgaaaacattaaaattagccgacCCTCAATTTCATCTACCAAAACCAGTTGACGTACTTATTGGCTCAGGCACGACTTTATCACTTTTATCGATAGGACAGATTAACTTGTCACGCAACGACTGCGActtaatattacaaaaaattcaacttgGTTGGGTTGTTGCGGGGGGAGTCAATGATGAAAATCATAATCAATCTGTAGCTTGTCAATTAACAGATCTATCAAATCAATTAACGCGTTTTTGGATCATTGAAGATGCCGGGtctcaaaattcaaaatcgTTCGAAGAGTCTTCATGCGAAGCTCATTATCAACTTCACACGACACGCGAGACAAGTGGGCGCTATGTAGTACGACTACCCTTTCGCGTAGATAAGGTCGATTTTGGAGATTCAAAAACTCAGGCTTATAGACGTTTTTTATCTTTACAGAAGAGATTAAATGCAGATCCTCACCTTAAAACAGAATACTTTAAGGTAATGCAGGAATATATAAATTTGGGACACATGGTACCGGTATCAGATGAACAAATATCCGGTTATTACATGCCACATCACCCAGTGATCAAGGCTTCAAGCAACACTACTAAAGTGCGTGTTGTTTTTGATGCTTCTGCCAAATCTGACAAAGGTATCTCTTTAAACGGCGCTCTATTAACAGGGCCCACTATCCAAGACAAACTTTTTACTCATCTACTCCGTTTCCGAACGCACACATACGTCATGACCGCCGATATCGCGCAAATGTATCGACAAATTCTTATCCACCCGGATGATCGTCGTTATCAGCGAATACTCTGGTATGCTGATGACAAGATTGCAACATTCGAGATCAATAGAGTCACTTTCGGAGTTTCGTCCGCTCCTTACTTAGCTATACGTACATTAAAACAACTTGCAGATGATGAAAGGAGTAATTTTCCAAACGCtgctaaaattttaacacgGGACTTATACGTAGATGATCTTTTATCCGGGGCCAATACTCTATCCGAAGTTTTACAATTACgagatgaaattattttattgttaagacGCGGGGGTTTTGACATACGTCAATGGGCATCGAACCATCGACACGCTCTTGATAACTTTGATGAAAGAACTTTAGATTTAGATTGTGCTATCGAGGACAATCCAATTTCAAAAACTCTCGGAATTGTTTGGAATTCGG ACTTTTCTATCGAACGTCATATTTCTGTTCCCGATGCAGCGAACATACAATTACACGGATTTTGTGACGCGAGTAAAGTCGGTTACGGAGCATGTTTATACATACGATCGACTGATCAACAAGGACGAGTATTGATACGATTAGCATGCGCGAAATCGAGAGTTTCTCCTCTTAAAGAAGTAACGATCCCAAGATTAGAATTATGCGCCGCACAATTACTTTCACGTCTTTACAACGAATCGGTGTCGGCATTCGATTTTCCAATTtctcaaattatattttggaCGGATTCAACCATCGTCCTTCAATGGTTGAAGCGGTCACCACAATCTCTCAAGGTCTTTGAGGCTAATCGAGTCATGGAAATCCAATCATTAGGTGATAAAGTCGAATGGCGGCATGTTCGTACTAAAGACAATCCGGCTGACGCTTTATCCAGGGGACAACTTCCTGCGGAATTTTTAACTAACAAATTATGGTTTAAGGGTCCTCATTGGCTCAAACTTGACCACAAGGAATGGCCTATCTCCATTTCGACAATTCCATCTGAATTACCCGGTCTTAGAAAAAACACTTGCCTATTTGCCACCTGCACAGACATGTTTCAACGTTTCTCTTCTTACACAACTCTTATACATTCAATCGCATACTGTTTGCGCATGCGTAAATCTAACAAGTTTAAGGGCAAGGGCTTAGAGGTTACAGAAAAATTACAAGCAGAAACGAAAATACTGCTTTTGATTCAAAACGAACAATACAGTTATGAAATTGAACAAATAAGGGAGACAGGGGAAACAAAAAACCTCCGGTTAAGGGGTCTTAATCCTTTCATAGACCAGCATGGTCTTCTTCGAGGATTGGTGGACGTCTAA
- the LOC123259005 gene encoding uncharacterized protein LOC123259005: protein MADLPSARVTDSAAFSHVGVDYFGPVSIKEKKFRNRTIIKAYGCVFICMATKAVHLEIVSDMTTEGFLGAFGRFIGRRGVPSHVYSDNGTNFVGANNELRELYYLLESEQHQGRVKEYAVRKNITWQFNPPLSPHFGGIWEAAVKSFKHHFRRVVKNQILTFEELNTLAVQIESILNSRSYAPYLVILTIH, encoded by the coding sequence ATGGCAGACTTACCAAGTGCACGTGTCACTGATTCAGCTGCATTTTCTCATGTAGGAGTGGATTATTTTGGACCTGTATCTATTAAGGAAAAGAAATTTAGAAATCGGACTATTATTAAGGCGTATGGTTGTGTCTTTATTTGCATGGCTACCAAAGCTGTACATCTCGAAATCGTAAGCGATATGACGACTGAGGGATTTTTGGGTGCCTTCGGACGATTTATCGGTCGTCGAGGCGTTCCATCTCATGTTTATTCAGATAATGGAACTAATTTTGTAGGCGCAAACAATGAACTCCGAGAACtatattatttacttgaatctgAACAGCATCAGGGCAGAGTTAAGGAATATGCCGTACGTAAAAACATTACTTGGCAATTTAACCCACCATTGTCTCCACACTTTGGAGGCATTTGGGAGGCTGCCGTCAAATCTTTCAAACATCATTTTAGACGAGttgtaaaaaatcaaattcttaCATTCGAAGAATTAAACACTCTTGCAGTGCAAATCGAGTCAATCCTTAACTCTCGATCTTATGCTCCTTATCTAGTGATCCTAACGATCCACTAG